A single genomic interval of Lewinellaceae bacterium harbors:
- a CDS encoding glucosaminidase domain-containing protein, with product MIVKLTFVRSKLEQLGRQSAIVLERHWFKLLAAVFVCFLMLERNLTLELRLSTTKPYMNLNQENASPAAKGTALNNSLNGGGKAVFAAENAEKRQLQLAYIRRFAKVAQAEMEKFGIPASIKLAQGLLESDAGKSPLAEVNNNHFGIKCFSRNCRKGHCSNFQDDSHKDFFRIYPSAWESFRAHSLMLRQNERYQPLFSLPATDYRAWAAGLSEAGYATDPDYAQKVVRLIEELNLQRFDR from the coding sequence ATGATCGTCAAACTAACCTTCGTGCGCAGCAAACTGGAGCAACTAGGCCGGCAGAGCGCTATTGTCCTGGAGCGCCACTGGTTCAAGCTACTGGCCGCCGTCTTCGTTTGCTTCCTGATGCTGGAACGCAACCTGACCCTGGAGCTGCGTTTGAGCACCACCAAACCCTACATGAACCTCAACCAGGAAAACGCCTCCCCTGCCGCTAAGGGGACGGCGCTGAACAACAGCCTGAACGGCGGCGGCAAAGCTGTTTTTGCCGCAGAAAACGCTGAAAAACGGCAACTCCAGCTCGCTTACATCCGCCGCTTCGCCAAAGTGGCGCAGGCCGAAATGGAAAAGTTCGGCATCCCCGCCAGCATCAAACTGGCGCAGGGGCTGCTGGAGAGCGACGCCGGCAAGAGCCCTCTGGCCGAGGTCAACAACAACCACTTTGGCATCAAGTGCTTTTCCCGCAATTGCCGGAAGGGCCATTGCAGCAACTTCCAGGATGACAGCCACAAGGACTTCTTCCGCATTTACCCTTCCGCCTGGGAAAGCTTCCGCGCCCACAGCCTGATGCTGAGGCAGAACGAGCGCTACCAGCCCCTGTTCTCCCTGCCTGCAACCGACTACCGCGCCTGGGCAGCCGGGCTGTCGGAAGCCGGCTACGCCACCGACCCGGATTATGCGCAGAAGGTGGTGAGGCTGATCGAGGAGTTGAATCTGCAGCGGTTTGATCGTTGA
- the moeB gene encoding molybdopterin-synthase adenylyltransferase MoeB codes for MNALSPEELRRYARHLALPEFGREGQEKARQASVLVVGAGGLGSPMLLYLAAAGIGRIGIADFDRVDETNLQRQILYTMEDIGKPKAATAREKLLALNPYIEVEAYNQQLNSENALDIISQYDIVADGTDNFPTRYLVNDACVLAGKVNVYASIFRFEGQVSVFNFPQADGSRGPNYRDLFPTPPPPELVPNCAEGGVLGVLPGIIGSMQAAEVIKVAAGVGEPLSGKLFLFDATTFTSRILKIRKDPSLAIERLIDYEQFCAPQPKTPVPQISARELQQLMEEGADFQLIDVREPYEYEIANLGGELIPPGRIAQNAGRISKDKKVVLHCRSGKRSADAIRELQKLGSFDNLYNLEGGILAWAQEIDPNMRQY; via the coding sequence ATGAACGCACTCAGCCCGGAAGAACTGCGCCGATACGCCCGCCATCTCGCCCTGCCCGAATTTGGCAGAGAAGGCCAGGAGAAAGCCCGGCAGGCGAGCGTCCTCGTCGTTGGCGCCGGCGGCCTGGGCAGCCCCATGCTGCTCTACCTGGCAGCTGCCGGCATCGGCAGGATCGGCATCGCCGACTTCGACCGGGTCGACGAGACCAACCTCCAGCGGCAGATCCTCTACACTATGGAAGACATTGGCAAGCCCAAAGCGGCTACTGCCCGCGAGAAGCTTCTGGCGCTTAACCCATACATCGAAGTGGAGGCATACAACCAACAACTGAACAGCGAAAATGCGCTGGACATTATCTCCCAATATGACATCGTGGCCGACGGCACCGATAATTTTCCTACCCGCTATCTGGTCAATGACGCCTGTGTGCTGGCGGGAAAAGTAAATGTATACGCTTCCATTTTCCGCTTTGAGGGCCAGGTGTCCGTCTTCAATTTCCCACAGGCGGACGGCAGCCGGGGCCCCAATTACCGGGACCTCTTCCCCACCCCGCCCCCGCCGGAGCTGGTGCCCAACTGCGCGGAAGGCGGCGTACTCGGCGTGCTGCCGGGCATCATCGGCAGCATGCAGGCCGCCGAGGTAATCAAAGTAGCTGCCGGCGTGGGAGAGCCTCTGAGCGGCAAATTGTTCCTCTTCGACGCTACTACTTTCACTTCCCGGATACTCAAAATCCGCAAGGACCCGAGCCTGGCAATCGAACGCCTGATCGACTACGAGCAGTTTTGCGCCCCTCAACCCAAAACGCCGGTGCCCCAAATCAGCGCCCGGGAGCTGCAACAATTGATGGAGGAAGGGGCGGACTTCCAGCTCATCGACGTGCGCGAACCTTACGAATACGAGATCGCCAACCTGGGCGGCGAACTCATCCCACCGGGCCGCATAGCGCAAAATGCCGGCCGCATCTCCAAAGACAAAAAAGTGGTGCTTCACTGCCGCAGCGGCAAGCGCAGCGCCGACGCCATCCGGGAGCTGCAAAAGCTGGGCTCGTTCGACAACCTCTACAACCTGGAGGGGGGTATATTGGCCTGGGCGCAGGAAATTGACCCGAATATGAGGCAGTATTAG
- a CDS encoding saccharopine dehydrogenase NADP-binding domain-containing protein, translating to MAKNFLLYGAYGYTGRLIAELAIDKGMLPILAGRSEEKMDQLCEELGGIDYRVFGLNTPSAIDDGLDGVSMVLHAAGPFIHTARPMMEACLRNGVHYLDITGEIAVFEMAAALGARAREAGIMLMPGTGFDVVPTDCTALYLKEQLPDATHLQLAFSSGGSRTSQGTATTMAENLGEGGAVRENGKIKRVPLGHKTMEVPFAEGKSRFCMTIPWGDVSTAYYSTGIPNIEVYTSVHPKTYRYIKLQPYYNWLLRTSFVRNLVKSRIQKGPAGPSEEQRKRGKSYIWGKVWNEKGDTRETQLITPEGYELTAHTSLLIVQKVLEGKIQVGFQTPAKAYGSGLILEIPGTLREEEDG from the coding sequence ATGGCGAAGAACTTTCTACTATATGGTGCCTATGGCTATACTGGCCGGCTGATCGCCGAGCTGGCAATAGATAAAGGGATGCTGCCTATATTGGCGGGGCGTTCGGAGGAGAAAATGGACCAGTTATGCGAGGAGTTAGGAGGAATAGACTACCGGGTATTCGGGTTGAATACCCCATCGGCTATAGATGATGGTTTGGACGGAGTGTCGATGGTATTACATGCCGCCGGCCCGTTCATTCATACCGCCCGCCCGATGATGGAAGCCTGCTTGCGCAACGGCGTTCACTATCTGGACATCACCGGCGAGATTGCTGTTTTCGAAATGGCGGCTGCTCTGGGCGCCCGGGCGCGGGAAGCCGGCATTATGCTGATGCCGGGCACCGGGTTCGACGTGGTGCCTACGGATTGCACCGCCTTGTACCTCAAGGAGCAACTGCCGGATGCAACGCATCTGCAGCTGGCTTTTTCCTCCGGTGGTAGCCGCACGTCGCAGGGGACGGCTACCACCATGGCCGAGAACCTGGGCGAAGGGGGGGCGGTGCGGGAAAATGGCAAAATAAAGAGGGTTCCTCTGGGCCATAAAACCATGGAGGTGCCGTTTGCAGAAGGCAAAAGCCGGTTTTGCATGACAATTCCCTGGGGAGATGTCTCCACCGCCTATTACAGCACCGGCATTCCCAATATTGAGGTTTACACTTCCGTACATCCGAAAACTTACCGGTACATAAAACTACAACCCTACTACAACTGGTTGTTGCGCACCTCCTTTGTCCGGAATCTGGTTAAAAGCCGCATTCAGAAAGGCCCGGCGGGCCCGTCGGAAGAACAGCGGAAAAGAGGGAAAAGCTACATTTGGGGCAAGGTGTGGAACGAAAAAGGGGATACCCGGGAAACGCAGCTCATTACTCCCGAAGGGTATGAGCTCACCGCGCACACCAGCCTGCTCATCGTTCAAAAAGTATTGGAGGGCAAAATACAGGTGGGTTTTCAAACGCCGGCCAAAGCTTATGGCTCCGGGTTGATCCTGGAAATTCCGGGGACTTTGAGGGAGGAAGAGGATGGATAA